In Limosilactobacillus sp. WILCCON 0051, a single window of DNA contains:
- a CDS encoding DUF308 domain-containing protein — protein sequence MIFLVVFGALMLILSAFYLVNSWQQYRQWVVPTIMLVLSLAATVYGTINLPYWHHSQSAQQTTSAASSGSSLSSATDSKADSSSSSSFSVNGTTAVFNQQDSGATQEQKEMYLLRQLQKAYSKMGTVNYDSDSKTYQIMPTNENTVEALNYIAQNPDQAQQAGWSNLTNSLNQTSTQIKKIVGSGYSLSMMKPNDNQTALYTAKDGKQTYSIVNQ from the coding sequence ATGATTTTCTTAGTTGTATTCGGTGCATTGATGCTGATCTTGAGTGCCTTTTATCTGGTTAATTCCTGGCAGCAGTATCGCCAGTGGGTGGTGCCAACGATCATGCTGGTCTTAAGTCTGGCAGCTACGGTTTATGGTACGATCAATCTGCCATATTGGCACCATAGTCAATCGGCACAGCAAACGACGAGTGCTGCCAGTTCAGGATCGTCGCTTAGCTCTGCGACCGATTCGAAAGCTGATTCAAGTTCCAGTTCCAGCTTTTCAGTCAATGGCACTACCGCGGTCTTCAACCAGCAGGACAGCGGCGCTACTCAAGAACAAAAAGAAATGTATCTGCTTCGTCAGCTGCAGAAGGCCTACAGCAAGATGGGCACCGTCAACTATGACAGCGACTCGAAAACCTATCAGATCATGCCAACTAATGAGAATACGGTTGAGGCTTTAAACTATATTGCCCAAAATCCGGATCAGGCTCAGCAGGCAGGATGGTCAAACCTTACCAATTCGCTTAACCAGACTTCGACACAGATTAAAAAAATCGTGGGCAGCGGCTATTCATTGAGCATGATGAAGCCCAACGACAATCAAACAGCGCTGTATACGGCTAAGGATGGCAAGCAGACCTACAGTATCGTCAATCAATAG
- a CDS encoding MFS transporter, with translation MKNRDRLVLVTVIAFGLAMRAPIVTIPLIIDQLARQLKTAVGNLGILTTIPLIMFLLFSIVVAKEMTRFGLRRALNFGLTALVLGALLRLDVAWPMLLLGTVLVGLGITHLNVLTPSVVAAYEPNQTALYTTAYSMAIMVGSAVFSLLTHPLSTAFGWWSVLAALLLLTMFPWLMWLAFRLPMPKRPQPERTIDQSDKLIDEPKLNSTVAPLWKNRYAWCCLLMFGAQSIINYTLVAWLPELMRFNGISGGQISIVLAMYSFAGMPVSLLLPRFLETATHRSQIIMSIVVGLLTLLAAVLMFWQSTMPLFYWYYLAIITGAMTAFYFIMALTMFPLKTISPARTAQLSGLTQSGGYLIAALGPSLYGLAFKCSPLGTVQIWAFAIIVVLCTLASFVVVKMPKI, from the coding sequence ATGAAGAATCGTGATCGGCTGGTCTTAGTGACGGTGATTGCGTTTGGCTTGGCCATGCGTGCGCCCATCGTCACCATTCCATTGATAATCGACCAGCTTGCGCGCCAGTTAAAGACCGCAGTCGGCAATCTGGGAATTTTGACGACGATTCCGCTGATTATGTTTCTGCTGTTTTCGATCGTTGTCGCTAAGGAAATGACCAGATTCGGCCTGCGTCGCGCTTTAAATTTTGGCTTGACGGCGTTGGTCTTAGGCGCCTTGTTAAGACTGGACGTTGCCTGGCCAATGCTGCTGCTTGGCACGGTGCTGGTTGGACTGGGGATTACGCATCTAAACGTTTTGACGCCTTCCGTAGTTGCGGCCTATGAACCCAATCAGACCGCGCTTTATACCACGGCCTATTCAATGGCGATCATGGTCGGCTCGGCTGTTTTCAGTCTTTTGACGCACCCATTGTCGACTGCTTTTGGCTGGTGGTCGGTTTTGGCTGCATTATTGCTTTTGACAATGTTTCCCTGGCTGATGTGGCTGGCTTTCAGACTGCCGATGCCTAAGCGACCGCAGCCGGAGCGAACGATTGATCAGTCAGACAAGCTGATTGATGAGCCTAAATTAAATTCGACTGTCGCTCCGCTTTGGAAAAACCGCTATGCCTGGTGCTGTCTGCTGATGTTTGGCGCGCAGTCCATCATCAACTATACGCTGGTGGCTTGGCTGCCCGAATTGATGCGTTTTAACGGCATTTCAGGCGGTCAGATCAGCATCGTTTTGGCAATGTATTCATTTGCCGGCATGCCGGTTTCATTGCTGCTGCCCCGCTTTCTTGAAACCGCCACGCATCGAAGCCAGATCATAATGTCGATCGTAGTTGGCCTATTGACGCTGCTGGCAGCCGTTTTGATGTTTTGGCAGTCAACCATGCCGCTTTTTTATTGGTATTATCTGGCGATTATTACCGGTGCCATGACGGCCTTTTATTTCATTATGGCGCTGACGATGTTTCCACTTAAGACGATTTCGCCAGCACGGACGGCACAGCTTTCAGGTTTAACGCAAAGCGGCGGCTATCTGATTGCGGCACTGGGACCCTCGCTTTATGGGCTGGCCTTTAAGTGCAGTCCGTTGGGAACGGTTCAGATCTGGGCGTTTGCAATAATCGTTGTCTTATGCACGCTGGCCAGTTTTGTGGTCGTCAAAATGCCAAAAATCTAA
- the hisJ gene encoding histidinol-phosphatase HisJ, producing the protein MLKIDGHTHTELCPHGSHESTRAMVERAIELGFDEYWITEHAPMPKDFVQRFAGPADDWQTEGLSREQVDDYLNLAEQLQSEYADQIKISIGFEIEYLAGFEETTRAFLDQYGKKTQHNILSVHYLQDDQGKFWGIDYSTDELQAGFADELKTPQLLYQRYLKTVLASARCDLGSFGPDRLGHLSLIKKYQDYFGLPEVFDQSCQQLIDEIMTTASQRQLSLDFNSAGLYKKYCNDFYPGSQIVLAALKAGVPLIFGSDAHGIDQVGRGWHAMKNFLKVLDTIK; encoded by the coding sequence ATGCTTAAAATTGATGGCCACACCCATACTGAGCTTTGTCCCCACGGCAGTCACGAGAGCACGCGAGCGATGGTTGAACGTGCCATTGAGCTTGGCTTTGACGAATATTGGATTACTGAGCACGCGCCCATGCCAAAAGACTTTGTTCAACGGTTTGCCGGTCCAGCCGATGATTGGCAAACGGAAGGACTCAGCAGAGAGCAGGTTGACGACTATCTAAACTTAGCTGAGCAGCTGCAAAGTGAATATGCCGACCAGATCAAGATCAGCATTGGTTTTGAGATTGAGTATCTGGCAGGCTTTGAAGAAACGACGCGCGCCTTTTTGGATCAGTATGGAAAAAAGACCCAGCACAATATTTTGTCGGTACATTATCTTCAAGATGATCAAGGAAAATTTTGGGGAATTGACTATTCCACAGATGAGCTGCAGGCTGGTTTTGCTGATGAGCTGAAGACGCCGCAGCTGCTGTATCAGCGTTACCTAAAAACGGTTCTGGCCAGTGCCCGCTGCGATCTGGGCAGCTTTGGACCTGATCGGCTTGGCCATCTTAGCCTGATCAAAAAATATCAAGATTATTTCGGGCTGCCGGAAGTTTTTGATCAATCATGTCAGCAGCTGATTGATGAGATCATGACTACCGCCAGCCAGCGGCAGCTGAGTCTGGACTTTAATTCGGCTGGCCTTTATAAAAAATACTGCAACGATTTTTATCCCGGCAGTCAGATTGTCTTGGCAGCGCTTAAGGCCGGCGTACCATTGATTTTCGGCTCTGATGCGCATGGAATCGATCAGGTAGGACGTGGCTGGCATGCTATGA